Proteins co-encoded in one Coxiella burnetii genomic window:
- the rsmA gene encoding 16S rRNA (adenine(1518)-N(6)/adenine(1519)-N(6))-dimethyltransferase RsmA: MKKMPMRKRFGQHFLHDSFVLQKIVSAIHPQKTDTLVEIGPGRGALTDYLLTECDNLALVEIDRDLVAFLQKKYNQQKNITIYQNDALQFDFSSVKTDKPLRVVGNLPYNISTPLLFHLFSQIHCIEDMHFMLQKEVVRRITAEVGSHDYGRLSVMAQYFCDNTYLFTVSPQAFTPPPRVESAIIRLIPRHNFTPVAKNLDQLSHVVKEAFSYRRKTVGNALKKLINPSQWPLLEINPQLRPQELTVEDFVKISNILN, from the coding sequence ATGAAAAAAATGCCGATGCGCAAGCGTTTTGGTCAGCACTTTCTCCATGATTCCTTTGTTTTGCAGAAAATCGTCAGTGCGATCCATCCCCAAAAGACGGATACTCTCGTGGAAATTGGACCGGGTCGTGGGGCGTTGACGGATTATTTATTAACGGAATGCGACAATTTGGCATTGGTTGAAATTGACCGGGATTTGGTTGCTTTTTTGCAAAAGAAATATAATCAACAAAAAAATATAACGATTTATCAAAACGACGCTTTACAATTTGATTTCTCATCCGTAAAAACGGATAAGCCCCTTCGTGTTGTCGGCAATTTGCCTTATAACATTTCAACGCCGTTGCTCTTTCATTTGTTTTCTCAAATACATTGCATTGAAGATATGCATTTTATGCTGCAAAAAGAAGTGGTCAGGCGAATTACAGCTGAGGTGGGGAGTCACGATTACGGGCGTCTCAGTGTAATGGCTCAATATTTTTGCGACAACACTTATCTCTTCACCGTGTCACCTCAAGCATTTACCCCGCCGCCACGAGTGGAGTCAGCTATTATCCGCTTGATCCCTCGCCACAATTTTACGCCGGTCGCCAAAAACTTGGATCAATTGAGTCATGTTGTGAAAGAAGCCTTTAGCTACCGTCGAAAAACGGTTGGCAATGCGCTTAAAAAATTAATAAACCCATCGCAGTGGCCGTTGCTTGAAATTAACCCACAATTACGGCCTCAAGAATTAACAGTGGAAGATTTTGTTAAAATCAGTAATATATTAAACTAA
- a CDS encoding universal stress protein, which yields MHYKHILAAIDLSPRSQEVIDRAAEVAASNNATLDVVHVIEHSPVAYGGEFSIPINVNLEQTIESEARKALTELCHTVKVPSERQHTLSGVVKHMVIELAEKLNIDLIVVGTHGHHGLDKLLGSRANAILHVATCDVLAVWMKE from the coding sequence ATGCACTACAAACATATATTAGCCGCCATCGACCTTTCTCCACGCAGTCAAGAAGTCATCGACCGCGCCGCGGAAGTTGCGGCAAGTAATAACGCCACACTGGATGTCGTTCATGTAATAGAACATTCACCCGTTGCTTACGGCGGTGAATTTTCTATTCCGATTAACGTGAATTTAGAACAAACGATCGAATCCGAAGCCCGAAAAGCCTTGACTGAACTTTGCCATACCGTGAAGGTCCCCTCTGAAAGACAACACACATTAAGCGGTGTTGTAAAACACATGGTGATCGAACTGGCCGAAAAATTAAACATCGACCTCATCGTCGTAGGCACCCATGGCCACCACGGCCTGGATAAATTATTAGGCTCCCGAGCCAATGCCATTTTACATGTAGCCACTTGCGATGTGCTTGCGGTGTGGATGAAGGAATAA
- a CDS encoding outer membrane beta-barrel protein gives MLFEIKIYMYRKIISQFISLLFLLLINFASKANSIQTYDFPSIWRTHPFYIGLSLGYGSTDWSQLVAKGTPMEIPLLAVSTPISAGDRGFLYGFVAGYELQPHFAIELNYTRFPNTTVVFDPDFYTIKPIVSMRSFTYAYNLVGKFMAQLGESGFRGFANAGASFTHRNDLLVKGAHICPTFGVGINYVFIKRIMLEMGFQYYAGYGKAVINPGVNYVPFLYALTLKLAYRF, from the coding sequence TTGTTATTTGAGATTAAAATTTACATGTATAGAAAAATTATTTCGCAATTTATTTCTTTACTTTTTTTACTTCTAATTAATTTTGCTAGTAAAGCAAACTCCATCCAAACATACGATTTCCCTTCAATTTGGCGCACCCATCCATTCTATATTGGCCTTAGTTTAGGTTACGGAAGCACTGATTGGAGTCAACTAGTCGCGAAGGGTACACCCATGGAAATTCCTTTGCTTGCCGTTTCTACACCAATCAGCGCCGGCGATCGAGGATTTTTATATGGATTTGTAGCTGGTTATGAGCTCCAACCTCATTTTGCTATAGAATTAAATTATACACGCTTCCCTAACACAACCGTTGTATTTGATCCTGATTTTTATACAATTAAGCCCATCGTCTCCATGCGCTCTTTTACGTATGCTTATAACCTTGTAGGTAAATTTATGGCTCAGTTAGGCGAAAGTGGATTTCGTGGTTTCGCCAATGCTGGAGCTTCATTTACCCACCGAAATGACCTTCTCGTTAAGGGTGCGCACATTTGTCCCACTTTCGGTGTTGGTATTAACTATGTATTCATTAAGCGAATTATGCTTGAAATGGGTTTTCAATATTATGCAGGATATGGAAAAGCAGTGATAAACCCTGGTGTTAATTATGTTCCCTTCCTTTACGCCCTAACCCTCAAACTAGCGTACCGTTTTTGA
- a CDS encoding S49 family peptidase, translated as MNDETVENTLVKAILDDRRAERRWRNVRFAGWMFILLLFAILIFAPSSSELEARRGDGAYVSLVRMNGTIMSNTTFSALRVVPELRKAFADKNSKGVVLLINSPGGSPVQASIIRDKIIELKKQYHKKVVVVGEDELASGAYLVSTGADKIYVNNDTLTGSIGVIMGGFGFVDTLKKVGVTRRLFVAGDHKDRLDPFQPVKPEDVEKINKVLAQVHQNFIDQVIQGRGNRLHGDRQEIFSGDFWTGKEAAQLGVVDGTANLWTVLEREFGVKDYKDYTTRVSFLQALFHNTATELYFHLTNETSPLREQMQVD; from the coding sequence ATGAATGATGAAACAGTTGAAAATACGTTGGTTAAAGCTATTCTCGATGACCGCCGCGCCGAGCGTCGATGGCGGAATGTTCGGTTTGCGGGTTGGATGTTTATTTTATTGTTATTCGCCATATTAATTTTCGCGCCTTCTTCGTCGGAATTAGAAGCGCGGCGGGGTGATGGTGCTTATGTGTCGTTAGTGAGAATGAATGGGACAATCATGTCGAACACGACCTTTTCTGCGCTTCGTGTTGTCCCTGAATTAAGAAAAGCCTTTGCAGACAAAAATTCTAAAGGCGTGGTTTTGTTAATTAACTCTCCCGGCGGAAGCCCCGTTCAGGCCTCGATCATTCGCGATAAAATCATCGAATTAAAAAAACAATACCATAAAAAAGTAGTGGTTGTTGGAGAAGACGAATTGGCTTCTGGGGCGTACTTAGTTTCCACCGGAGCAGACAAAATCTACGTTAACAACGATACCTTAACGGGCTCAATCGGCGTAATCATGGGTGGTTTCGGGTTCGTAGACACTTTAAAAAAAGTCGGGGTGACTCGTCGCTTATTTGTAGCCGGCGACCATAAAGACCGTCTTGATCCTTTTCAACCGGTGAAGCCCGAAGACGTTGAAAAAATCAACAAAGTATTGGCCCAAGTGCACCAAAACTTTATTGACCAAGTTATTCAGGGGCGTGGGAATCGGTTGCATGGCGATCGTCAAGAAATCTTTTCTGGGGATTTTTGGACAGGCAAAGAAGCAGCCCAGCTGGGCGTTGTGGATGGCACTGCTAATTTATGGACCGTGCTCGAGCGAGAATTTGGCGTGAAAGATTACAAAGACTACACCACGCGGGTGTCTTTTCTTCAAGCCTTATTTCATAACACGGCAACGGAGCTTTACTTCCACCTGACAAATGAAACTTCACCTCTTCGCGAGCAGATGCAAGTCGATTAA
- a CDS encoding symmetrical bis(5'-nucleosyl)-tetraphosphatase, with protein sequence MDARAINSREKADLKYPRNTYIIGDVQGCYRELQELLELIQFDSTKDRLGFVGDLVNRGPNSLEVLRFLKSLSSPLIVLGNHDLYLLILGYGLMPEDSYEHTLHAVLQAPDKLELLEWLRHSPLIRYEKSLSAVLVHAGLPPQWNIKESILHAEEISTALKGPHYLAFLKNLFGNEPSQWKEDLEGQDRLRYICNAFTRMRFCDAKGHLDLESEGKTNQAPSRFRPWFEWRNPQEDNVDIVFGHWAALNGQSSAPHTHALDTGCAWGYKLTAINLKTKERFSVPCQSALRM encoded by the coding sequence ATGGATGCTCGGGCTATCAACTCCCGCGAAAAGGCGGATTTAAAATATCCACGTAATACCTATATCATCGGCGATGTTCAAGGGTGCTATCGCGAGTTGCAAGAATTATTGGAGCTTATCCAATTTGATTCGACTAAAGATCGCCTCGGGTTCGTCGGAGATTTAGTTAATCGCGGCCCGAATTCCTTGGAAGTGTTGCGTTTTCTCAAATCGTTGTCTTCCCCTCTGATTGTTCTTGGCAATCATGATTTATACTTATTAATTTTGGGCTATGGTTTAATGCCCGAAGATTCTTACGAACATACCTTACACGCCGTTTTACAAGCGCCCGATAAATTAGAATTATTAGAATGGTTACGCCACTCCCCCCTTATCCGTTATGAAAAATCGCTTTCTGCCGTGTTAGTTCACGCCGGATTACCGCCTCAGTGGAACATTAAAGAAAGTATCCTCCATGCTGAGGAAATTTCCACGGCTTTAAAAGGGCCTCATTACCTCGCTTTTTTGAAAAATTTATTCGGCAATGAACCCTCCCAATGGAAAGAGGATCTCGAAGGACAAGATCGGTTGCGCTACATTTGCAACGCATTCACTCGTATGCGTTTTTGTGATGCCAAGGGCCATCTTGACCTGGAATCCGAAGGAAAAACCAACCAAGCGCCTTCACGCTTTAGACCGTGGTTCGAATGGCGCAACCCCCAAGAAGATAATGTGGATATTGTTTTTGGTCACTGGGCCGCTTTAAACGGCCAATCCAGCGCCCCACATACTCACGCTCTCGACACCGGCTGTGCCTGGGGTTATAAGCTCACTGCGATAAACTTAAAAACCAAAGAACGCTTTTCCGTGCCTTGCCAATCGGCGTTGCGGATGTAA
- a CDS encoding IS110-like element IS1111A family transposase, producing the protein MKDIKILGVDIAKDVFQLCGIDEWGKVIYTRRVKRAQYVSTVASLKVGCVVMEACGGANHWYRTFMGMGIPTQLISPQHVKPYVKSNKNDRNDAQAIAEAASRASMRFVQGKTVEQQDVQALLKIRDRLVKSRTALINEIRGLLQEYGLTMARGAKRFYEELPLILASEAVGLTPRMKRVLNCLYTELLNRDEAIGDYEEELKAVAKANEDCQRVQSIPGVGYLTALSVYASVGDIHQFHRSRQLSAFIGLVPRQHSSGNKEVLLGISKRGNVMLRTLLIHGARALLRHVKNKTDKKSLWLKALIERRGMNRACVALANKNAPIIWALLTRQETYRCGA; encoded by the coding sequence ATGAAAGATATTAAAATACTGGGTGTTGATATTGCAAAAGATGTTTTTCAACTGTGTGGAATTGATGAGTGGGGTAAAGTGATCTACACGAGACGGGTTAAGCGTGCTCAGTATGTATCCACCGTAGCCAGTCTTAAGGTGGGCTGCGTGGTGATGGAAGCGTGTGGAGGAGCGAACCATTGGTATCGGACGTTTATGGGGATGGGTATCCCAACGCAGTTGATCAGTCCGCAGCACGTCAAACCGTATGTCAAAAGTAACAAGAATGATCGTAACGATGCGCAGGCGATAGCTGAAGCGGCTTCCCGCGCCTCGATGCGGTTTGTGCAGGGTAAAACGGTGGAACAACAAGACGTTCAAGCGCTGTTAAAGATACGCGATCGTTTAGTCAAAAGCCGCACGGCGCTGATCAATGAGATTCGGGGGTTGTTGCAAGAATACGGACTCACGATGGCGCGTGGTGCCAAGCGATTTTATGAAGAGCTCCCGTTGATTTTAGCGAGCGAAGCGGTGGGATTAACACCGCGGATGAAACGGGTGTTGAATTGTTTGTATACCGAATTGTTGAACCGGGACGAAGCGATTGGTGATTACGAGGAGGAATTAAAAGCGGTGGCAAAAGCCAATGAGGATTGTCAACGGGTACAGAGCATCCCGGGGGTGGGTTATTTAACGGCGCTCTCGGTTTATGCGAGCGTGGGTGACATTCATCAATTTCATCGTTCCCGGCAGTTGTCGGCGTTTATTGGGTTGGTCCCTCGACAACATTCGAGTGGGAATAAGGAGGTGTTGTTGGGGATTAGTAAACGCGGCAATGTGATGTTAAGGACGTTATTGATTCATGGCGCCCGTGCGCTATTGCGTCATGTAAAAAATAAAACGGATAAAAAGAGTCTGTGGTTAAAAGCACTCATTGAGCGCCGCGGAATGAATCGCGCTTGTGTGGCGTTAGCGAATAAAAATGCGCCGATCATTTGGGCGCTTTTAACACGCCAAGAAACGTATCGCTGTGGCGCCTAA
- a CDS encoding type II toxin-antitoxin system Phd/YefM family antitoxin, translating to MNVVTFSELRAQLKKILDLSADQHEPVVVKRPNKETMVILSLRDFEALKETAYLLSNEANAARLRQSIRSLKQGKAQKKKLMED from the coding sequence ATGAACGTAGTTACTTTTAGCGAACTCAGGGCGCAACTTAAAAAAATCTTGGATCTTTCCGCCGATCAACACGAACCTGTCGTCGTTAAACGGCCAAATAAAGAAACCATGGTCATTTTATCTTTACGCGACTTTGAGGCTCTAAAAGAAACAGCTTATCTCTTAAGTAACGAAGCTAATGCGGCCCGTCTTCGTCAGTCTATCCGCAGCTTAAAACAAGGCAAGGCACAAAAAAAGAAATTAATGGAAGATTAA
- a CDS encoding Txe/YoeB family addiction module toxin, with product MQISFTPEAWEDYLYWQKFDKKMLRRINELIKDAMHEPFSGKGKPEPLKFELQGYWSRRLDQEHRLVYKVLDDSLMIIAARFHYNRLNSKN from the coding sequence ATGCAAATTTCCTTCACGCCCGAAGCCTGGGAAGATTATTTATATTGGCAAAAATTCGACAAAAAAATGCTTCGACGCATTAATGAACTCATTAAGGATGCTATGCACGAGCCTTTTTCCGGAAAGGGAAAGCCAGAACCTTTAAAATTTGAATTACAAGGATATTGGTCAAGACGATTAGATCAAGAACATCGATTGGTCTACAAAGTTTTAGACGATTCGTTAATGATTATCGCCGCAAGATTTCACTATAATCGCCTTAATTCTAAAAACTGA